Part of the Paenibacillus sp. FSL R7-0273 genome is shown below.
TCAGGCAGCAACTTCCGCTTCTTCGAGGTATATCTCGCACTCGCCATTATTTATTGGGTCCTGACTATTATCATTGAACAGATTCTCAGATATATGGAGAGAAAATTCTCTATTCCGGATTCCGCACAGGCCGTGAACCGCGGCGGCTGGTTTTCCTGGGGAAGGAGAGGAATCTGATGATCAAGGTAAGTAACTTATCTAAATCCTTTCACGGCAATCTGATTCTGGATGATCTGTCGGTTGAGATTGAAAAAGGGGACGTAGTCGCCCTGATCGGCTCCTCCGGTGCAGGTAAATCCACCTTTCTGCGTGCCTTGAACTGTCTGGAGCAGGCGGATAAGGGTGTGCTGGATCTCGAAGGCTTCAAAATCGATTTTAGCACAATCACGAATAAGCAGCGGCTGGAGCTCCGGAAGCAGACGGCCATGGTCTTTCAGCATTTTAACCTGTTCCAGCACCGGACAGCACTGGACAATGTCAAGGAAGGCCTGAAGATTGTCAAAAAAATGAATGACCGCGAAGCCGCGCAGATTGCCCTGGAGCAACTGGAGCAGGTGGGGCTCTCGGACCGGTCCCATTATTATCCGAAGCATCTGTCCGGCGGCCAGCAGCAGCGTGTGGGCATTGCCCGCGCACTGGCGATGAAGCCGAAGCTGCTGCTCCTGGACGAGCCTACCTCAGCGCTTGACCCTGAGCTCGTTGGCGAGGTGCTTCAGACCATCAAAAAGACGGCGGCCACCGGCCAGACGATGATTCTCGTTTCGCATGAAATGAGCTTCGTATATGAAGTAGCGAGTAAGGTGCTCTTTTTGGACAAAGGCAAAATAGTGGAGGAAGGCACGCCGGATCAGGTGTTCAATCATCCCAAATCCGAGCGGGCCAAAGAGTTCCTGCACAACTATTTCCGTAACAAAACCGGCAATCAGTAAGATCAGCCGGAGTAAAAGAACCCCGGAGAATGCGTGAGCTCACGCATTCCCCGGGGTTTTTAATGTAATATAAATGAAACGAATAATAATTAAATTGGTAAATATTATAAATGTAGATTCAACTGCTGAAGAAACTTGTACGAAATGAAATGATCCTGTTTGTGCGGGGGCAAAAAGGATTATAAAGTAAGAAGGGACATACCCGTTTTTGTCGGTCGGAATTTCCTTAAGTTGCGTTGAACAAAGTACATCCTTTAGAGATGAGGAGATTGCACATGATTATTCTTGGAACCATCGTTGCAATTGTAACCGCTATCATTATATCCTCCTTCCTTGGCCCCTACGGGCTGCTTACGATGCTTGCCGTAGGTTTTGGTTTTCTGTTCAGCATTCACGCCCGGCTCCGGGAGGTGCAGAGCGACCTAAAGCAGATTAAGCAGCATCTGGGGATTACGGAGGTAAAAGAAGCAAAGGTGAGTAATGAAGAGATTGAGGCGGAGCTGGAGCGGGAGATGGTGGTGGCTAGGGAGTGATGGTTTAATATGGGATGAAATAGGTGCGTGCTCTCCGTGGGAAAGAAATAGGAGGGGGCGCATTTTTTTGTGGATCAAGGGAGAGATGCGAGCGGGAAGCCTCCATGGATTATCTTGTCCATTTCATTGTATTCCCAATAATAAAGTAATTCCTATACGTCAATCATATGTGCTGGCAGGTTGTTATGCTTACCTTTAGGTAAGTACATGAACTAAAAGTGCGTACTTCCGCCATGGCATGATGCGAGGTATACTCAAGTCCTAAAACTGATTCAACATGGAGGATATGCCCTTGAAAACACTTGTTGTCGTCACCCACCCAAATATCGAAAAATCCGTTGTTAATAAACGCTGGATCGAAGAACTCCGTAAATATCCAGACAAATATACTGTACACGAACTGCACAAAGCCTATCCCGATGAAAAAATCAACGTGGAAAAAGAACAACAACTGATTGAAGCGCATGATAAGCTGGTCTTGCAATTCCCTGTATACTGGTTTAATAGTCCACCTCTGCTAAAAAAGTGGCTGGACGAAGTATTTACTTACGGATGGGCATACGGCTCTAAGAGTGATAAATTAAGAAATCGGAAAACTGCATTAGCTGTAACCGCCGGAGGAAGAGAAAAAGATTATAGTGAAGATGGTAAATTCCACTATGGGCTTGACCGGATTTTGTCTCCCTTTGAGCTAACTTTTTTGTACTGCAATGCTGATTATCGTTCCTTCTATGCCTTCTATGGCACGGAATTAGAGACGGTAGGAAGTACGGATTATTTTAAAAAATTGGACGTTAGTTCACAAGGCTATATTGAATTTATTGAAAATATGTAAATTGGAACAAAAAGAAGCATTTCCATTAATGGTAATGCTTCTTTTGTTAAATCGGAAGCTCTCTCATTGTCCCTTGTACGACTGGAACGAAGTTTTTCTCTCCCCAAGTGCACATCATATCCATCACCGGAATAAGCGATTGTCCTCTCTCGGTCAATGAATACTCAACTTTAGGAGGGATTTGGGGGAATTCCTCGCGCCTGACGAGGTTGTCTGCTT
Proteins encoded:
- a CDS encoding amino acid ABC transporter ATP-binding protein, producing MIKVSNLSKSFHGNLILDDLSVEIEKGDVVALIGSSGAGKSTFLRALNCLEQADKGVLDLEGFKIDFSTITNKQRLELRKQTAMVFQHFNLFQHRTALDNVKEGLKIVKKMNDREAAQIALEQLEQVGLSDRSHYYPKHLSGGQQQRVGIARALAMKPKLLLLDEPTSALDPELVGEVLQTIKKTAATGQTMILVSHEMSFVYEVASKVLFLDKGKIVEEGTPDQVFNHPKSERAKEFLHNYFRNKTGNQ
- a CDS encoding NAD(P)H-dependent oxidoreductase; translated protein: MKTLVVVTHPNIEKSVVNKRWIEELRKYPDKYTVHELHKAYPDEKINVEKEQQLIEAHDKLVLQFPVYWFNSPPLLKKWLDEVFTYGWAYGSKSDKLRNRKTALAVTAGGREKDYSEDGKFHYGLDRILSPFELTFLYCNADYRSFYAFYGTELETVGSTDYFKKLDVSSQGYIEFIENM